GAAGCCCGCTCTAAGCGTGGCTGGATCACCCGATGCACGGGACGATCGAGGTGTAGGCGAGACGATGATCAGGCCATCTGGGTTAGGCCTGCCTCCAGCCGTATCTTGTTGGCGTCGATGATCTCATCCCTGTTGAGCACGGAGATCGCCGCCATGCTCCCCAGTACCTCGACGGCAATGACCTTCTGAGGATGCTTCAGATCGACCCTTCCCTTCTGGATGCTATCGGTGAGGGTCAGCATGAGCTCCTCGGAGTGCTTGGGGTGGTGACGCTTGTGCACGTGCATCATCCAGCTCTCGTTCTCCCCTATGCTTTCAGCCGCTTCGTTGACCGCGTCGATCATCTTGTCCTCGTCGGCCTCGACCCACACGTCCACCGGTACCCAGTGATAGGTATGGCTCAGCATTTCGGGGTAATCGTGGAGTTCTTTCCTGATGTCCGCCACCGTCTCCTTGGCGTTCCCGCTCACTTTGACGCAGAACACCCCATCGACGTTCGAGCGCTCGATATCCTCCACCTTCCCGCCGACCTCTTCGATCCGTCCCCGTACCTCCCTTTCGGCCAACCCCGATTGGTTGGGGTGGAAGGTAACAAGCAGATTGTAGTTCTCCATCGGTTCCACCGAGGATTCTACTGGAGCGGAACGCTATTGATGTTTTTGGTGGCATCATCGGTCCACCCCCATCGACCGCCCTCAATCCTGTGGATTAGGTCCCAGACGGAGAACCGCCGGGTCATCGGAGGCTTCCACCGCAGGGATTATCACCGATGCGGTCGATGACCACACGCATGCCCCGCGACCGCAGGGGATGTGAGTGATGAGCATGATGCGCCTGACGCTAACGCAGCAGATGGAGAGGTCGGGGTTCCAGGCCCGCACGGTCTCGGTGGACCATCTTGAGGACCTCCGCAAGGACATCGAGACATTAAGGGAGAGCATGGACCCTTTGTTCTACGAGGAGTACATCCCCGCCTTCCATTTTGAGCTGCCGAGGAGCATGCCGGATGCCCAGAGCTTGATTGTGCTGGCCAGGCCCCAACCCTCGCTTATGGTAACCCTCAGGCACGACGGACAGATGTGGCCCCTCACCATCCCGCCGACCTACGCCGATGCGTCAAAGGCGGACGAGGATGCGGTGGAAGCGCTCAACGCCGCGCTCAGCCC
This DNA window, taken from Methanomassiliicoccus sp., encodes the following:
- a CDS encoding THUMP domain-containing protein — its product is MENYNLLVTFHPNQSGLAEREVRGRIEEVGGKVEDIERSNVDGVFCVKVSGNAKETVADIRKELHDYPEMLSHTYHWVPVDVWVEADEDKMIDAVNEAAESIGENESWMMHVHKRHHPKHSEELMLTLTDSIQKGRVDLKHPQKVIAVEVLGSMAAISVLNRDEIIDANKIRLEAGLTQMA